The following coding sequences lie in one Panicum virgatum strain AP13 chromosome 6N, P.virgatum_v5, whole genome shotgun sequence genomic window:
- the LOC120678323 gene encoding nascent polypeptide-associated complex subunit alpha, muscle-specific form-like encodes MQHSFAPWILGVATSFVLDAATSSARGATTSSARPTPPRAPYAAVALADAADGPPPGAPPPPRPAPAQPPPLLRASWAARADAAGTAAWAAWAATPPAGAPPGQAAGDARAARVEATRAPWATPPKPWPSLSPLRPGAPPPLLLLLHGLPSACPPADAPFAAAAFRGLPIVARAAPAEAALAAALLVAKSEAAESQERIRAAALTWERERSTADALTRRVADAKHYFLVSSGKQPVVVPFTAHGASSSSTFTALVAASPALSASPATSLLGACPAGQHGSGGRGA; translated from the coding sequence CTCCTTTGCTCCGTGGATCCTGGGCGTCGCCACCTCCTTTGTTCTggacgccgccacctcctctgcAAGGggcgccaccacctcctctgCTCGGCctacgccgccgcgggcgccctACGCCGCCGTTGCGCTGGCCGACGCCGCGGACGGACCCCCTCCCggcgcacctcctcctccgcgccccgcccccgcccagccgccgccactgctGCGGGCCTCGTGGGCCGCGCGCGCGGACGCCGCGGGCACCGCCGCGTGGGCCGCATGGGCTGCGACCCCACCGGCAGGCGCGCCGCCTGGTCAGGCCGCTGGCgatgcgcgcgccgcgcgcgtcgaggcgaCGCGCGCGCCGTGGGCAACGCCGCCGAAGCCCTGGCCGTCCTTGAGCCCACTTcggccgggggcgccgccgccgctgctcctcctcctccatggcctgcCCTCGGCATGCCCCCCCGCGGAtgcgccgttcgccgccgctgccttccGCGGGCTGCCGATCGTCGCCCGAGCTGCTCCGGCAGAAGCTGCACTCGCTGCGGCCCTCCTCGTCGCCAAGTCCGAGGCTGCGGAGTCCCAGGAGCGGATTCGCGCGGCTGCCCTcacttgggagcgcgagcgctccACCGCCGACGCTCTCACTCGTCGGGTCGCCGATGCGAAGCACTACTTCCTTGTCTCCTCCGGCAAACAGCCCGTCGTCGTTCCCTTCACCGCGCACGGCGCTTCGTCATCGTCCACCTTCACCGCGCTCGTGGCTGCTTCACCGGCTCTCTCTGCCTCGCCTGctacctccctccttggtgcttgTCCTGCCGGTCAGCACGGCAGTGGAGGGAGGGGGGCGTAG